The window TCTCGCCGGCGATGGTCGCGGACTGTGCACCGATTCGCGCCCATCAGGCGGAGCTTGAGCGGCTGTTCAATGCAGCTGATACATTGCTTGTCGGCTACAACATCGCGTTTGATATTCGTCTTTTGGCGCAGTCCGGCATACGCATTACGAATCCGAACCGCCACGATGTCATGCAGGCGTTCTCAGAGTTTCGCAAGGTGCCCGATGCACGGCGCGGCGGCTACCGTTGGTGGAAGCTGACGGAGTGTGCGGACTACTATCGCTATGACTGGGGGACGACCGAGGCACACGGAGCACTTGCAGATACGCTTGCGACGCTCTACTGCTACCAAAAGATGAACGAACCGGTCTATGAGGAGCAGAGTCTCTTCTGAAGCCGGATGCGGCAGAGAGAGGAGGGGGCATTATGCCAAAGAAATCACATGGGAATACGCCTCCGAGCGAACCCATACGGGTGCGCAGACGGCAGGAGCTGGAACGCCGGCTTGACCGCGTACGGCGGCGCCGCGCTTCCTACCAGCGCAAGATCATCGGTACTGCGGTTGCCGTCTTTATTATCCTCATTATTCTCTGTTCTCTCCTGCCGGGGGATGATCCTACGGCGTACGGTGACAAGTGGGAAAAGCAGGTGAATGACCGTCAGATAAAGATCTTGCAGAGTTTGCAGGATAATTTTAAGTAGGTGCTTGCCATTTTCCAAAAACCGCGTATTCTATAGAGTGACGCGGTTTTTTTGATGAAGGAGTTGTTTGCATGAAATTCCAGGAGGTCATCCTCGCATTGCAGGAGTTCTGGTCGGGGCAGGGATGTATTCTCGCACAACCGTATGACGTGGAGAAGGGCGCGGGCACGATGAGCCCGTGGACGTTCCTGCGCGTGCTTGGACCCGAGCCGTGGAACGTTGCCTATGTGGAGCCGTCGCGCCGCCCTGCGGACGGGCGCTATGGGGATAATCCGAACCGTCTCTATCAGCACCACCAGTTCCAAGTTATCATGAAGCCCTCGCCGGACAATATTCAGGAGCTCTACCTTGAGAGCCTTGCGCGTCTCGGGATTCGTGCCGCCGAGCATGACATCCGCTTTGTCGAGGACAACTGGGAGTCGCCGACGCTCGGCGCGTGGGGACTCGGCTGGGAGGTCTGGCTCGACGGCATGGAGATCACGCAGTTCACGTATTTCCAACAGGTCGGCAGTCAGGATGTAAAGCCGGTCTCCGTCGAGATCACCTACGGCCTTGAGCGCCTTGCCATGTATATTCAAGGCGTGGAGAACGTCTATGACATCGCGTGGACGGATGATGTGACGTATGGAGATGTGTTCCATCAGAATGAGTTCGAGCAGTCGACGTATGCCTTTGATCTCTCGGATGAGGCGCTGCTCTTTGATCTTTTCGATAAATACGAGGCGGAGGCGGTGCGCGTCATCGGCGCGGGTCATGTGCATCCTGCGCATGACTATGTGCTGAAATGTTCGCATACGTTCAACCTGCTCGATGCACGCGGCGCGATCAGCGTTTCACAGCGCACGGCGTTCATCGGGCGCGTTCGCAAGCTCGCACGTCTCTGTGCGGAGGCGTATCTCGAACAGCGCAAGGCGCTCGGCTATCCGATGCTGAAGAAGGAGGGAAAGGCATGAGTAAGGATCTGCTGCTTGAAATCGGGACGGAGGAAGTACCCGCACACGTTATGCCGCACCTCCTTGACGATTTGAAACGTCTGGCATCGAATATGTTGGCGGAGCGTCGTTTCGCCTATGAGAACCTGCGCACGATTGGTACGCCGCGCCGCACGGCGCTCCTTGTGACGGGGCTTGCGGAGCGGCAGGAGGATGTCCGTACGGAGACGCGCGGTCCCTCGGTCGCCATTGCCTTTGACGCGGAGGGGAATCCGACAAAGGCGGGGGCAGGCTTTGCACGCGGACAGGGCATCGAGCCATCCGCGCTCATTCAACGGGACGGCTATGTCTACGCCTCCGTTCATGAGAAGGGGGCGGAGACGGCGCAGCTGCTCACGGAACTCTTGCCCGAGCTCATCCGCGCAATTCCGCTGCCGAACAGTATGCGTTGGGGGGATCTGGACTTCCGTTTCATTCGCCCGATCCGCTGGATTGTCGCGCTCTACGGGACGGAGGTTGTACCCTTTACGCTTGCAAATGTCACGAGCGGGAATACATCACGCGGACACCGTACACTTGCCCCTCAGGATTTTGTCATCGCGTCGCCCGCAGACTATGAGGCGGCGTGTGAAAAGGCGTACATCATCGTTGACCAAGAGCGTCGGCGTGCGATGATAACGGAGCAGATCGCCGCCGTTGCGAAGGAATGCAGCGGGACGGCGGAGATCACACCGGATCTCCTTGAGGAAGTCCTTTATCTTGTCGAGTACCCGACCGCACTCAGCGGATCGTTCGAGGAGAAATATCTTGCACTGCCCGCCGAGGCGGTCATCACGCCCATGCGCGACCATCAGCGCTATTTCCCTGTGAAGGCAGAGGACGGCAGTCTCCTGCCGGTATTCATCACCGTGCGCAACGGCGGGAAAGAGTATCTCGATGTGGTTGCGCACGGCAACGAGCGCGTTCTGCGTGCACGCCTTGCCGATGCGCAGTTCTTCTTTGATGAGGATCGCAAGAAGTCGCTTGCCGAGCACCGCGAAAAGCTCAAAACCGTTGTTTTTCAGCAGGGGCTTGGTTCGATGTACGAAAAGACGGAGCGTTTGATGGGGCTTGTCACAGCAATTGTCGAGGATCTTGCGGACGATGATGCGGCATACGAGATGATGGCAGTGGACGCACAACGTGCGGCAGAACTGTCGAAGGCAGATCTCGTGACGGGCATGGTGACAGAGTTCACGGAACTGCAGGGCATCATGGGACGCGAGTATGCGTTGTTGGACGGTGAAAAGCTCGCTGTCGCGTGCGCGATTGACGAGCAGTATATGCCGCGCTTCGCGGGTGACGAACTGCCGAAGAGCGATCTCGGCTTCGCACTCAGCGTTGCGGACAAGATCGACAACATCGTCGGCACATTTAGTCGCGGCAAGATTCCGACCGGATCGCAGGATCCGTTTGCTCTGCGCCGTCAGGCACTCGGGCTCGTACTCATGCTGATTGAGCGGAAGAGTGGGCTGCTCCTCGGCGATCTCGTCGAGGAGGCGTGTGACCTATATGAATTGAATGATGTGGCTCGGGACAAGATGCAGACAGATGTTGCAGACTTTATTCGTCTGCGCCTCAAGAACGTCCTCACGGAGCGCGGTGTGCGCTACGATGTGCAGGAAGCTGTGCTTACGGACGTGGACTGCGTTGCGGACGTGCCCGTGCGCGCCGCCTATGTGGAGCGTCTGCTTGCATCGGACAGAGCGGAGGCACTCGTGCAGGCTTTCGTTCGCGTCGGCAATATTGCACGCGCGGCAGAGATCGGGACAGTGGATGCAGCGCTCTTTACAGCGCAGGAGGAGGGAGCACTGCTCGCCGCATACGAGAACGTTGTTGCGGTACGTGCCGAGGCTGAGGATCCACTTGCGGCGGAGCATACTCTTGCGAAGGCCATCGACGCGTTCTTTGATGCGGTTATGGTTATGGACAAGGATGAGCGCATCAAGAAAAATCGTCTGACGCTGCTCAAGGCGGTGGACAACTATCTGCTGTGGACGGCAGATTACAGTAAGATCGTATTGAACTAACTGGAATTTCCTAAGAAGGATCGTAATGGTGGAACTGTTTCATGATTTCGATGTTGAACATCGTGCTGCAGTCCACCATTTTTACATTTCCCTCTAGGCAACGCCATTACTTTATGCTATTATATGAAAGTTAAAAATGATAGTTGTTTTCATAATGCGAAGACGACCGTTTCAGGGGGTGAAAATTTGGATGTTACAATGAGGGAAAAGTACCTGTCGTGGGGGGCGTCGTTCGGGATTCATTTTTGTATTCTCGCAGTGGCTGCGGCGATGGGTTTGTTCTCAATGACGACGGAGACGGAGAAGCGTCCGATCGACGTTGAGATCTACGATGCGTCTGCGCCGGAGAGCGCGCCCGAGCCGGCTGCGGCTGAAGCGGCACCGCCGATGCCGAGCATCGACGATATTCCGTTCGAGCCGCCGAAGGAAGAGCGGCAGCAAGAACCGCAGGAACAGCAGGAACAGCCGAAGGAAACGCCGCAGACTGCCGCAACTCATCCGAGTACAGCACCGAGCACCGCCGAGGGGAGGAGCGAGAAGCCGAGTGCTGCGCCTTCGGAGAATGTGGGGAGCGGATCCGGCGAGAGTACGGGACGCGATGCTGCAGCGGCGCAGCGCCCGAGTGTCCCGCCACGGCTGCTCTCGGGCTCTGAACCCGCCTATCCCAAGGAGCTTGAGCGCAAGGGCATCACGGGTACGGTCGGGCTTGCCATTGTGGTCGGGGCAAATGGCGGCGTGCAGAGCGTCGATGTTACAAGCTCCTCGGGGCACGAGGAACTCGATCAGGCGGCGATTACGGCGGCGTATACCTACAGCTTTGAGCCGGCGCGCAACATCTACGATGAGCCGGTCGCATGCCGTGTGAACCGTTCGTTCTCGTTCTCGTGAGAGGGGTTGCAGGGGATCGCTGTCAGTACTAAGGAATCTGTATTCGGACGGGTACAGATTCCTTTTTTATTTGACAAAATACAAGTCTCCATCTAACATGAAACGATATGAACGGAGGGATCGGATGCGTGTGAAGATGTGCGGGATGAGGGCGGTTGCGGCAGCGCGTGTGGTGGAAGAAGCGGGTGCGGACTATATTGGCTTTATCTTTGCAGAAAACAGTCGGCGCTATGTCGCTCCCGAAACAGCGCGGGAGATTGCGCGCGCACTGCGTCACGTAAAGACGGTCGGTGTCTTTGTGGATGCATTGATGTCGGACGTGAATGCGATTGCAGAGCTCGTGGGTCTGGACTATGTGCAGCTGCATGGGCATGAGACGGCGGCGATGGCACGGCAGTCGGAGCGTCCTGTGATCAAGGCGTACCGCTATGGCGATGATTTCTCGGTGGAGGAGGCGAATGCCTATCCCGCCGAGATGATCCTTGTGGACAGCTACGTTGCGGGTGCGGCGGGCGGCACGGGGACGGTGTTCCACTGGCAGGAGGCGGCGCGGGAGATTGCGCGTGTGACGAAACCGGTGCTGATTGCGGGCGGCATTACGACGGAAAATGTCGGCGAAGCCGCCGCAATTTTCCAGCCGTTTGGCGTGGACGTATCGGGGGGGCTTGAGGAGGACGGCGTGAAGTCTGCGGCGAAAATCAGAGCCTTTATGGAAGTGGCACGAAAGTTCCGTTAGGGTTCGCTTAGGAGCTGCACAAGTCATATGTTCTCCTTCGTCCGTTATATTTGACAAATGCGCTGTCCTCCACTAGAATGAGGAAATACGCCGAAAGGCACAGGCCTTATAGAGATGCCGAAGGAGGTGCAGTGTGCGCGATATATTAGCCGAAATTGTCGAAAAGAAGCGCAGAATCGTAGCGGACGCAAAGAAACGTCGCCCGCTCGACGAACTGAAAGAAAATCTCCCATGCGGTACGTTCCGCATGGCGGAGCACTTCCGATGGCGTGGCTGGGGACTGATCGCAGAGTGCAAACTGCAGTCGCCCGCAAAGGGGCGGTTGACAACAAGTCACAGTGTCACAGAGCTGGCCGAAATTTACGTGTCGACGGGTGCAGCGGTGCTCTCCGTGCATACCGATCCGCATTTCCTCGGAAGCAATGAGGACTTCGCGGCGGTGCGTGCGCGTGTGGATACGCCTCTCTTGCGTAAGGACTTTATCATCGACCCGTATCAGGTCTACGAGGCACGTGCACTCGGCGCGGATGCCGTTCTTCTCATCGTGCGTATTCTCTCGCCCGCGCAGCTGAAAGAACTGCTCTACCTCACATGGAGTCTTGGCATGGATGCTCTCGTGGAGGTGCATGACCGCGCCGATCTTGCGATTGCACAGGAAACCCCTGCGGAGTTCATCGGCATCAACAACCGCAACCTCGTGACGTTCGAGACGAGCGTTCAGACGACGCTTGACCTCCTGCCATATGCGGACATGGATCGCACGCTCATCAGCGAGAGCGGCATATTCACGCGTACGGATGCCCTGCGCGTCTATGAGGCGGGCTGCAAGGGGGTGCTCGTGGGCGAGGGGCTTGTGCGGGCGGCAGATGTGGGCGCATTTGCAGGAGAATTGGCGCATATAAAGGAGCAATGATATATATGGGTAAGAAGGGAAGATTTGGCGACTACGGCGGGCAGTACGTGCCCGAAATCGCGATGCCTGCGTTGAATGAGCTGGAAGAAGCATATCTGAAATACCGCGCGGATGAGGACTTCCTCACGGAGTTTCGCAGCTATCTCCGTGACTATGCGGGCCGCCCGACGAACCTCTACTTTGCCGAGCGTCTGACAAGGCACTACGGCAAGGCGAACATCTATCTGAAACGCGAGGATCTCCTCCACACGGGCGCACACAAGATCAACAATGCGCTCGGACAGGCGCTCCTCGCGCAGCGCATGGGCAAGAAGCGCATTGTCGCGGAGACGGGCGCGGGGCAGCACGGCGTTGCGACGGCGACGGTCGCAGCGCTCTTCGGCATGGAGTGCCACATCTTTATGGGGGCGGTGGACGTGGAGCGTCAGCGGCTCAATGTGTTCCGTATGCGTCTGCTGGGAGCGACGGTCATCCCCGTGTCGAGCGGCACGGGTACGCTCAAGGATGCGACGAGCGAGGCGATCCGCTACTGGGCGACGAACATCACGGATACCTACTACGTCATCGGTTCGGTGGTCGGTCCACACCCCTATCCCGAGATGGTGCGTGACTTCCAGAAGGTCATCGGCGAGGAGATTCGTGCACAGGCAAAGGAGCGGTTCGGTGCAAAGCCCGACTACCTCGTCGCGTGCATCGGTGGCGGCAGCAACGCGATGGGAACGTTCTATGATTTTCGTAACGACGCGGATGTCAGGAAGTTCTGCGTCGAGGGCGGCGGACGCGGTGACGCGGACGGGGACAATGCAAAGACCCTCAGCGGCGCAGGTACGCCCGGCATTCTCCACGGTGCATACAGCTACCTCCTGCAGGATGCGGACGGGCAGGTCGTTGAGGCGTACAGCATCTCGGCGGGACTGGACTACCCCGGCGTCGGTCCGGAGCATTCCTATTTCAAGGATCAGGGCATTGTCACCTACGTTTCCGTGACGGATCAAGAGGCTCTTGCGGCATTTCAGAGACTTTCGCGCATCGAGGGCATCATCCCCGCGCTTGAGAGTTCGCACGCGCTTGCGTATCTCGAAAAACTCATGCCCGAGACGAAGGCGGGTGAGAATGTTGTCGTCTGTCTCTCGGGACGCGGCGACAAGGACGTGCAGATGGTTGCAAAGGAACTGGGGGAGGAGATCGCATGAGCAAGCGGCTGGATGAAAAACTCGCGAAGCTCCGCGCAGACGGCCGCACAGGGCTGTACATCTATGTGACGGCGGGATGCCCGAGTGCAGAGGCGACCGTGGACATCGTGCGCCGTGCCGAGGCGGCGGGAGCGGATGTGATCGAGCTTGGACTTCCCTTCTCCGACCCGATGGCGGATGGCCCTGTCATTCAGGAGGCGAGCGTCATCGCCCTCCGGAACGGCATGACGATGGCAAAGGCACTTGAACTCGTCAAGGAGATTCGCAGGTACTCCGAGATTCCGCTCATCGGGATGGGCTACATCAACATGGTGCTCCACTACGGCTTCGAGAAGTTCGTTGCGGACTTCAAGGCGGCGGGCATGGATGGCGTGATCTTTCCCGACGTACCGCACGAGGAGTCGGCGGATCTGCGGCGGATCTGCGCCGCGCATGACTTTACCCTGACGGAGTTCATCACGCCGGGCACGACCGAGGAGCGTATGGCTGAGACGTGCAAGGACGCGCGCGGCTTCATTTACTGCATTTCGAACTACGGTGTCACGGGTGTCAAGGAGATCGACTACTCTATCATTGGCTCTGTCTGCAAGGCGGCACGCCGCTATACGGACGTACCGCTTGCCATCGGCTTCGGCATCGGAACGCCTGCGGCGGCGGCACACGCGGGAAAGCAGGCGGACGGTGTCATCGTCGGCAGTGCTGTGGTGAAACAGATCATCAACGGCGACATCGACGGCGGCATTCAGCTCATCGCTGATATGCGCAGGGCGCTCGATGCGTAAATTCATTCGTTCGAATCCCACGAAACCCCTTGCACGCATCCTTCAAACGTGATATACTATGCCCTGTCGCGTGAGCGTGTGCGTCTTTCGTGCGCGTTCGCATCAAATTAACTCTGCCGCTCTTAGGGGGGCGGTCACAGACCGAAGAGGAGGTGATTTCGTGAGATTGTACGAAGTCATATTTATTGTGAAGCCGATGGAGGAAGAAGCGACAAACGCCGTCATCGAGAAGTTCACAAAGCTCATTCAGGCAAACGGCGGTAAGATCGAGAAAGAGGATCGCTGGGGCAAGAAGCGCCTCGCCTATGAGATCAAGGACAACAGTGAAGGATACTACGTTCTGCTGTACGTCAATGCAGAGCCCGCCTGCGTCGCCGAGTGCGACCGCGTGATGAAGATCACGGACGAGCTTTTGAAGCACATGATCGTCCGTGCGGACGGTGTCGAGGAGTAATCGACGGACGGGAATCCATCCAGGAGAGAGAAACCGATGAACAGAGTCATATTGATCGGTCGCCTTACGCGCGATCCGGAGATTCGCTACACACAGAGCGGAAAGGCGTTCTGCCGCTTCACGATTGCGGTGGATCGGCGGTTCTCGCGGGCTGCGCAGCAGGAAGGCCAGCAGACGGCGGACTTCATTCCCGTTACCTGTTGGGAAAAGCTTGCCGAGATCTGCGGAAACAATCTGACGAAGGGGCGCCGCATTGGTGTCGAGGGGCGCATTCAGGTGCGCAGTTATGACGGCAGCGACGGACAGCGCAAGTACGCGACGGATGTTGTGGCGGACAATGTGGAGTTTCTTGATTCCAAGAATGCCGGCAGCTCCTCGGGCGGCTATGACGCGCCGACGGGGCGCAGTGCAGCACCCGCAGCGGGCGGCGCACCGGATATGATGGGTCCCGTGATTCCTGACGACGACATTCCATTCTGAGCGGGTGACGCTCAGTACATCCCGTAATAAGGAGGGACAGCGAAATGATGAAACGAGATCGAGGCCGCAAGCCTCGTCGTAAGGTCTGCTCGTTCTGCGTGGACAAGGTGGATCACATCGACTACAAGGACGCAGCAAAGCTGCGCCGCTTCACGACGGAGCGCGGCAAGATCCTGCCGCGCCGCATTTCCGGCAACTGCGCGAAGCATCAGCGTCAGGTGACGCTTGCGATCAAGCGCGCGCGTAATATTGCGCTTCTTCCGTTCACAGCGGAGTAAATCGGTGTCGTACCGACAAGGTACAGCAATACCAAAAGAGGCGATTGGACGAAACCTTCTGTTTCGTTCAATCGCCTCTTTTATTTGTGCATTGTAATCTCGTCCAACAGCCGTCCGTCTGTCATTTCACATTGTATGTGAAGTCTATGCTCATCTGCTTCCATGTAGAGATAATTCGATGGTGTCGGATTTGGTCCTGCGGCAATATCATAGCTTTCTGCGCGAACGTCAAAGTACTGATTTCCCGCAGGTCCCGCGAGGAGATAGAGCGTGCCGCGTGCATCTGTCTGCCGCGCACGGATGCAGCGGCGACGGTAGGCGTGGACGTGACCCGAGATAACGAGGTCGATGCCGAGTGTGTCGAATGTGTCCAAGAACATCTGCCCCACGTCGCTGATGCCATCATTTGTTTGCTGGTCGGGCTGATACTCGCCGTATGAGAGAATGTCCTTGTGCATAAGGACGACCTTCCACACGGCGGTGCTTTCCTTTGCGTCGCGGTTCAGCCAATCCATCTGCTCCGTCTTTAACTTTTCGCCGTATTCCTCAGCTTCGAGGAATTGCGTATCAAGGACGATGATATGCACTGCATCAAGATCAAAGGAGTAGTAGCGTCCGCGAAATGCGCGGCTGCCGTTGTCGGGGAGTGCAAAGGTTTTCAGATAGCGCACGGGCGGAACGGCAGTCCAGTTCAGTCCGTAGTATTCGTGGTTGCCGAGGACGGGGGCGTGCATATGACGCGCGAGCGGGGAATTTGCACCCTCCATCGCCTCGAAGAATGCACGCCAGTGCCATGCGGACTCTCCGTTGTCCGTGAGATCACCGACAATGGCGGCACAGTCGGCATCCGGATGACGCGCCCACGCCGTCTGATAGGTCGCGCCCCATACGTCGTAACTCTCGCCGCATTGACTGTCCGAAAAGAACAGGACACGCGTCTGTCCGTTTTCATGGATGGGCAGGAGGGGAATCCACTCCGTTGCGCCCGTTGCGTGCACGACACGATAGGCACTGCCTGTGGCGGCAGGAATCTCACAGCGATAGATGAACTGTACCTCGTCATCCATGGAGAGGTAGGTATAGGCGGGAGTCCGGCGATCTATACGTCCTTGGCTGTCACGCTGCTCGATGCGTACATTTTCGAGCTGCTGCGGGCTGTCCCACTGGATCATGCGCGTTTTTGCGGGCTGTGCCGTGACGATCTGGCGCAGATGACGTATATCCTTTGCGCCGGCAGCAGCGTGCGGCACAAAGAGCCCGCCGAGCCCCATCGTCAGAATGCTGCTTATGGCGGTCTGCAAAAACGAGCGGCGCGTCATTCTTTTTTCTCCATGTTCTGCGTAACAGCTTCGGTGCGCATCAGATTTTTCTCATATCGGATGGCAGTGTAGATGAGGATGCCGGCGACGATGACGACGGCGATGAGGCGTGTATTGTCCTCCTGCTGCATGATGATGTCATGTCCGATGATCGCCTCGATGCCCGTCGAGGGGAATTTGCCGACGAGCGAGGCGAGCACATAGTCGCGGAAGCGGATGGAGGAGAGTGCGCCAACGGCATTCATAATGGCAGAGGGGAGGTAGGGGACCATGCGTCCGATCAGCATGATGATAAATCCCTTGCTGCCGCTGTACTGGTCGACCTTCGCGAGGAAGGGGCTTTTGGCAATCGCTTTCTCTGCGGCATCGCGGAAGTAGAAGCGCATAAGGACGAATGCGACCGTTACGCCGACGGTCTCTGCGACGCAGGAGAGGACGATGCCGGGCACGATGCCGAAAAGGATGACGTTTGCCGTCGAGAAGATGACGGCGGGCGGGAAGCCAAGCGCATTTGTGAAAAGGGTGAGAAGGAAAGCAAAGACGATCGCCCACTCGCCGAACGAGCGGATGTACTCGACCGTGTTCGGAATGTCGCCGCTCGCGAGCAGCGTAAAGAGCTCGGGCAGGAATTCCGGCGCGAGTACGTGTATGATAACAAAGAGCAGGACGATCGCAAGCGCTGCACCGATTTTCAAGATACCCATGCCCATTTGCTGCTTCATGACAATGAACCTCCTAGGTGGTGAGAACCAGCGTGAGCGCACCGAGAATCAGTGCAATGCTGAAGCCCTGCATTGCGTTTGCGATGCTTTTGCCATAGCGACGGGAATAGCGCTCGACAATCTTTCGAACTTCAAAAATTAAAAAGGATAGACAAAAGAAAACGAGGGAGAGATCCCCCTCTATCCAGCCGAAGGCGAAGATCAGTGCGGCGAGCACAATGCCGGTCTGCTCTCCGCGTGAAAAGATGCGTTTTGGCGGGGCTGCATGTTCACGCTCGTCAATCTGCGCACGCGTGAGAGGAATGCCCATCTCGTCGACTTTTTCCCCATTGCGGTCAAACCAGCGGTAGTGGAATCCCAAGGTTATCACCTCCGTGGATGCGTGCTATGTTGCAATACGCCGCTGTGCAGGGCGTGGATTTGGTTTCGGCAGATCCGGGCGCTTGTTTGGTTTCAGAGCGGGCTTTTCCGGTGATGGATGTACGGGCGGGTTCGGCGTGCTTGGTGTC of the Selenomonas dianae genome contains:
- a CDS encoding TVP38/TMEM64 family protein; protein product: MKQQMGMGILKIGAALAIVLLFVIIHVLAPEFLPELFTLLASGDIPNTVEYIRSFGEWAIVFAFLLTLFTNALGFPPAVIFSTANVILFGIVPGIVLSCVAETVGVTVAFVLMRFYFRDAAEKAIAKSPFLAKVDQYSGSKGFIIMLIGRMVPYLPSAIMNAVGALSSIRFRDYVLASLVGKFPSTGIEAIIGHDIIMQQEDNTRLIAVVIVAGILIYTAIRYEKNLMRTEAVTQNMEKKE